From the Onychostoma macrolepis isolate SWU-2019 chromosome 13, ASM1243209v1, whole genome shotgun sequence genome, the window TTAAGCATCAATTATCACTCAATTTCTCCCAATAATGTGTCTTAGTAAGataaatgcttatttttatgaataaagcTCTGTGGTTTTAATGGTGGTGGGCAGATTATattatgcaatgcaatacaatgatgattaATAGCCTAAATATACCTCAAAACCCtgatatttgatatttacatttcaacATAATTTGACcatttagaggccttagaaatgcatgtatcaaatatgatatagTATGCTCCATAGGGTTAACTATATGgcgtatataatatatatatatacagtatatataacaATTATGAGGTTTAGTCACATCATATAGcctacagtcaaaccaaaaaataccatatatatatatatatatatatacatattgttttttgttttactagtgggtgcaggacactatagttaatttaattgaggatagcaaaataaagtgaactgtgacatattatacccaaaaagTCTTCATGCAGTGGACTACctgtaaaattgataaaaatttgggaccaaaaattattcagacactttgacctgaccatgttttgcttaagtgttttttctttaattgataATGCAaacctttttacaccacagactgaacaataTTAAGCATTGCTAAGGGTGGCCcaacaaagtattgatagttgcCTAAATATTGTTATACTAGCAGTTGGCTGAATAagttttggttgattgtaatccattacatacctttctatcaaagttatctgatattatcaagctgaatttgttctgacacagtttaactcttgagttcttgtcatattgtattaccattttctaaactatagcaaataaactttgataatgtgagaaatgttgaaggtgtctgaataagtATTGGTGTGACTGTAACTTGACAAAGGTCATCAGAAGGATGTAACACTCCCATGCTGTAGGTGGAGCACTACATCAAACTCCACGTGTTTCTCCAAAGTATCTCCTTGAAGAAGACACACATGCACCTCTGTGACAGCTTGCCACCGAGAGTCATTTACTTTTCCTAAACTCTGTGGCCCCTCCGTTCAGACAGCAGCGGGAGATGCCGCGGTACGAGCTGTGCGTGATCCTGAAGGCGATGCAGAGGCCGGAGACCGCGGCGGTGCTGCGGCGCACGGTGGAGACGCTGCTGGAGCGCGGCGCTGTGGTCAGGGCTCTGGAGAACCTCGGCGAGCGCAGGCTGCCCTACAAGATCTCCAAACACGACTCTCGCCACACGCACGGCGGGTACTTCTCCATCGACTTCCACGCCTCGCCGATGATCGTCAGCGAGCTGCTAGAACACCTTGAACGGGACATCGACGTGCTGCGCCCCACAGTTTTAAAGAAAGACACTGAGCTTTCCAAGACGCAGTGCTCTGCAACAGGAGCACAAGCTGAGAAAGCAAAGAGCGCCACTTCCAGATAAATGTGAGAATCATTGTGTTTTCCTGATCTGTTTTTACTTATAAAGGTAGGAATGATGTGTTTAGAGAGtaaaaaagaaactaaataaataaaaaatggacagaatgttcaaaatgaggtagtgctgtcaaacgattaatcgcgattaatcacatccaatataaatgtttttgttcacataatatatgtgaccatggaactcaaaaccagtcacaagggTCAATTTTGAAATGGATGAACAaatacgctttccattgatgtatggtttgttatgatcggacaatatttagctgagatacagctatttgaaaatctggaatctgagggtgcaaaaaaatctaaatattgagaaaatcgcctttaaatttgtccaaatgaagttcttagcaatgcatattactaatcaaaaattaagttgtgatatatttacggtagggaatttacaatatatcttcatggaacatgatctttacttaatacccTAATGATTTgtggcataaaaggaaaatcaatcattttgacccatacaatgtattgttggctattgctacaaatatccCTGTGCTACTTATGCCTAGTTTTGTGGTCAGGTATTACAGAAATATCCtaactttaaaatgtcatcTTATCTGGTTGGTAACCATGGTAATTTCAGTTAGGACCACATTTTGGACAAAAGCTATTACAGAACAGCATTTCCTAAGTGTGTTATCCTATCTTAACTACAGATAGGAAGGGGTTAATGCAGAAACCTTCTAACTTGACAAAAACCCCTAAAAACTGTCTTAACTTTAGGGCAACCCCACAGCTGTCCTaactatttactatttatatgtttatattcatataatttatagtatatataaatatatttaataaataaacatagcattttttatatatatattgatgcatgtgtgtgtgtgtgtgtgtgtgtgtgtgtgtatatatatatatatatatatatatatatacacacatacacataataaatataaaccgTACACTCACATATGTtatgtaaacttttattttggatgcgattaaccgcgattaatcatttgacagcgcTAAAATGTAGTATGTGGACTTTATTGGagttaatattttgaactaCACCTCTCTATGGAGCCCCAcacatgacatgcaagaaaaaaataataaattgtgcgCACGATTTACTAAAACGTGCACATGATTACAATTTCGTTCCCTCGATTTGCTAAATCGTGCGCACGATTTGCCTACtatttttttcctgcatgtcatgtgcgggGCTCCGTACCTCTCTGCTAggacacctgtgtgaacttgaTGGGAACTGAGTTCAAATATCACTGTATTATGATCACAAGTCGGTTAAAgtcattacaaaaatgtaaaaattgaaGTTAGTTCTATGTCTAGCATTGTTTATTCTCGGGTGCTACTTGTTTTGATATGCAATTAAATCTGTGCTGAGGTGTTCAAATGCTCTTGGGCTCAAATCTCCCAGTTTGGTTGGAGTTTTTGAATATGATAGTTGTTATcattgatgatgatgaagattcTTGTCTTTTTTGCCCCCTTAGGACTGTGTAGATGGCGTCATGTGCTGGATCATGTGAATGGACTTTTGCAACGAGACAAGCTAGTAAATGTCAGCATCCTTTTTACAGTTTTGGAGGAAAGCGTTTAGTTCAGTGATGTGTATTTCCACAAAGAACTGTACATATGACCTCTTCAGCATCAGCATTTTTGgagtatttaatattaatatgacaGATTCTGCTTCAATAATTACATgctcataaataaataacataaaaatgaagTTGTATTTCTCACTCTGTGACAGTCATACTCTTCCACAAATGTGActtacaaataaagaaataaatttaaGTGTTGTAGAGGAAAGCTGTACCTTAAGTGTTTTATCCTCAGGATACTGTAACATGAGAAGTGCTGTTCTCACACCTAGTTCATTGTATGCAAAGCTTAAACTTTTCCTTTTAGAGAACATAAAATAAACGgtcaatagaaaaaaaaaaaagattaaacacAGCAGTTTACACATGAAAAGCGTTTAATCAGTTCAAAATCAAATCAAGCAAGATGCTGAAATAAtacaaagttgtttttttcttctcagtCTGTTATCATGGCATTCTGGGTTTTAAACctgctttgttttttaaaggtgttttttttaaaaaaaaattttatttgtcttATAATCTTATAGAGTCCCTTATATAAATAGGTTAAAATTAAAGAGATGtccaaaaatatattcaaaaacatttgaatctTCAATCTACCAACATGTCAAAAGTTTGTATTTTAATGGACAGGTTACATTTGATATATTCAATATACAGAATTGAgtcatgtaatattttacagtttatttcagtattatAATTATCGTTATTTTAGGATAAGCTGTAGTCAAAACAATTTTAGATAATATGGAATGAAGTAAGTTAAACTCTGTCTACAGTGTAGAATTATTGTTGTTGAAAACCTGATTTAAAAAACTGGAGTCTAAATTTAACCACATCAAAGAAACAGCagaatacaaataataaacagaTACAAGAACTTATTATTGTGACGTATTGtgaagaacttttttttaagtaaaaagacACTCAGGCAGTGGTGTAGTGGAGGGTATACGCAGGTATACGGCGTATACCCACTTCTTTATCAGTCGAGATTCTGTATACCCACTTCTAAATCCTGGTGCGCGTCCTGCACTAGCCAAATCATGACAGTCCAGCATATGAGTAACTAATACAATCGTATGTGAATTTTTGCAAATATTCTCTAAAACATCCAGTAAAGACAGTGATGCGGTCAGGAACGAGGCGTAAACACTCTCatgcagtgtatgtttcatttataGGCTACTCGAGCGGATGGCACTCTCGCGCAGAAAGTCCAAATCGGCCTCGTAGAAGTAGCTACTAACTTACGAGTCACGACGTGCAAGAATCCAGCTATCGCTGTAGCCAAAGATATCTCTACTgttgcaaagctgaataaaaagaaaCGTTAAGAATGTAAACACATGATTGCAACTAtatggtttatgtgtgttttcaagtcatctccaggtaataaaaagcatctgattctgaataatgcagtgctaattgatagcatttattacacttgGCAATAGATAGGCTACTAggctacaaaatatatattctgccttattctgtgataaacaTGGGGAAAAATGTAGTATATAGgctaaacaaatcataaaattgtcattaggaaaatacaggaaaaatattataaattatataatattatataactatataatagtcaagcagtgtatttgatttctcagccaattaaaagcaagaggaataattaataaataataataattgtaataaaacctgtcaattagacaaaaaagttatcatatttgacatttctgtccccctcacttctgaaatgattgaGAATCacgattgttttgtttgtttcaaatgGAGATCATAATTCTCCCACAATTCTGaacagacaactaaacaaaatagcatgcaatttactagaggttctgacaaaatgtcagttgctgcagtctatttatatttgtttatttattttaattatttattgctaaatctgcacctcttctgtggataatattattttcatatgatCCTTACTCAAGCAGCAGAAGTTAAGTGACAGTgtgcaaatattacaatagtgaACTAAATATGCAAAACTAGTTTTACATGTCACTGTTTATGACACAGGTCGGTTCATCCTTTGCCGggtcatttgaaaaaaaaaaaaaaattgggggcATATATTAAGAGTATACCCACTTTTCCAGGCACCACTACACCACTGCACTCAGGGTAAATGTTCtaagtgcactttaaatataGATAAAGCTGGAAggtattatattgtaatatagtAACACCATGGTACTCTGATATATTTTCAAGTggaaattatattcatatatataatgGTATCTATATGGTCCTCAAAGTTACTTTAAAGAATTTCATGGCACAACTAGAGGGCATgtccaaaaaaacatggtaggCTATCATGCAAATGGAAGTATAATCATTAACACACACTGAACTTGTGTGACACTAGCAGAGAGCATATTATGATGCTATATGGACTAGTTCTCTCAACATGAAGTTACCACTAAAAATCTAGCCTTTTTGGccaaatttaaacattaaaaattataaggaataaaacaattcatgaaatattaattactTACACTTTTTAACCCAGAAATAAATAcgattatatttaaatattagttaAAGGGCAGAATTCgccaaaattattataatttaggtttttgaaacaggaaaaaagtatttgtataatattgtatatatttgtataattgtGCTTTTGACTCCAAACTCTGTAGCTATTATTACAGTTATATATAAAGGAAGACATAAATCACATCAATactatgtaaaacaaaaaatccaAAGTTCAAAACGATAAGAACTTTGATTGCGTTTCTTCGACCCACTTATAGACGCCTCAGTCGCGCGCATGCGCAGCGGTCAGCTGACCGTGAGCTCATCTGCATAAAGCCCCATCACGCGACCCGGGCGAGTCACTGCAGCATAAACACCTCCATCGTCCGACACAGAAGAGGCTCAAAACACGACACTGCGGTTCAAGAGAAGTCTTTGCTCGAGTCACGATGCTTCTCACGCTGCTTTTCATCTCCACGGGTAATATTTTTTGACCTTCACGTTATTTTTCGTGTCTTGTTGTGTGAAGTGTGTCATAGCTGCAGTTAATGGCGGAGGAAGTGTTTGGTAAACATGTAGGTTACTGACAGTTGGACCCGCTTAAATGGAAATGCTATCTTTAAATACACACCCTAACATATTGTTTATTCTAGCTTTCTTGAACATAAACTAACATGTATTGATACTGATGGTAATAGTGTTGTTTTCCCGAGTTGTTTATCAGTCAATCTATCGCGTGTTGTGCTAacgttaactttttttttttttaaactgcgtCCATAAGTCACgactttcttttaaaaaaacaatatttctttaaaatgattttagccGGTACACATGCATTTcgtacacatgcatgtgtttgttgcGCATATGTTTTTGATTGGGCTAAACATAACGTTACCTGACTGTCTGTTTTAGGTTAATTATTATCTGCTGAAACTTTTGAATGACATATTTGGGTTAAATGATGacttattatagtttttaatgtatttcttaAACTCAAATTTAATTTGGATTTAATACGAATCGTTTCCGCGTCATGACGCATCAATTTTTATGTAACCTTCATCATCGTGCTTCATCGATGAAGATAATTTCATCAACTATCTCTTTCTCGGATAGAGGTCTGAATGTTGACCCAGTGATCCATACCTGTTTGTTTCTCTAACGCAGATATACTGTCTTATCTATTGCAGATTTCTTTTGTTTGGCGTCTGATCAATTATTTGCGTAATTTGTATCCAGGTTGCTTAGGGCTTCAAAATAACGCCTCTTCGTACTTCCAGGGATCAGATCCGTTGCTACATTTGTAGTTTCCACATCCTCTTCCGTGTTCCTCTTTAAGATTTGCCATTACTATCACAATTTCACTTCGTCTTTTTTTGTCAGAGGATTATTGTTTTTGCAGAGGTTTAATCTTGAAGGCATAGAGGTGGCCTTTCATGCTCTGGTCTGTATGAGAGGTCAGTCTCGCAGCCTCTGGCTCGtaaaaaatggtttattaataaactaaatatGCCTCTCAACCATAGTGTCTCACTTCTCattgacatgcagttttctgAGTAATTGCAAAAGAGGAAGCTGGAAACTGTGTCCTAGTTTGGTCTATTGGCCAATCAGATCCCGTGAGTGACTTTAAAAGTTTAGTGCTTTAGAGTTGTGAGTATGTGACTTTTGTTTGCTCATGACACATCGCTGGAATTTTATCCGCATTTTGGGTAGTCTGATCACAATGGCAAGaattaatgtaacatttaagtgtttttgtttactgAATAGATGTCAATTTTGTACTTATAACTTTAGCTTTTTGCGGTTCACTTAAATCCAATGGAATCCTTTGTAACGGTGCAATTTAAAAACTCCTTCTCAGTTAATGAGTTCGTGCACGGATATAAGAGAATTAGAAACGTTGTTTAGAGTATTTACTCCTACTTTACATGTTTTTGCAGCTACCCATTCCCATGTTGAGTTGCCCTTTCTGTCTAGTAGCAGTCGTTGTTGAGGCATCTTGTTCTCTAGTATTTAGCAGAAGTGCTGGTAAaatttaagtgttttattttttgtaggaTCAAAACGGTTTCATAACTAAAACTGTGATCATGCAAAGTACAGAAAATGACCCAGCTTTACAGCTAGTTCTTGGGCCATGGGTTTATGGCATGGAGCTTTCCTATAATCTTTTTAGTGTCTGCACTTTGTTTCTCACTATGCTTTTTATTTAGGTGGTTTCTGCCTTGGTTTTGACACTCGATATGGTTTGATATGGAGTGGCAATACAGAAGTGAAAGTCCGCTGGTTTAACAAACTTGTGATTTTTGGTAGTAGCGTGCTTTGTCTGGTTTTAAGAGTTCAGGCCTTTAgggatattttaaaaatttagtcatggcacttttttttttttttaacttattgGTGGAGGAAAAAAATTGGTATCACTGAGTCATAATTCATTACAGTAAAACTGTGTCAGTGAGTTGTTAAAATGCACTTGCTCTTTCGCATCTGGGTTTTGTGAACTTGTCTTTTGTACAGTCAGTTGCGGAGGTTGATGCTGAGCTGGTGGAAACAGACACTGGATCATAAGACTGCTTGAGCTTGTAGTCTTTTGTCTGTGGTTGTCATAAGTCAGATGATGTTGCCTGCAAATATGGAATGCTgtgcagactttttttttttttttgattcagCAGTAGGCGGTATgaataattctttaaaaatgtctgaTTAAAACTACCAGCCTGTTTGTGAAACTATAGTTTCTTATCAGCTGTAGGCAAGAGCTCAAGAAATCTGCAGGCACAGACTGTGAGCCTGTGCAGTGCAGGTTTGACCGTTCATTTAAGGGgaagttttaatttagaattaaaGCATTGTATTTGGTGAAATCGATATTAACTGGCTCTTGGTAGGTTTGGGGACTTTCCACACATTACACACACTGGCAggttcttaaaaaaacaaaacaaaaaaaaaaaccttcacatCCATTTTCAGTCTATAAAGCAAAGCAGCTTTGCTCTGCTATCTTAATGGTTTCAATACTAGTTCTGTGTGGAAAGTCTGATTGTGAAAGgctaaagttgttgttttttttttttttgcagctatAATTTGCTTCTCAAATCTAACTTTTGATTAGAATTCAATGGAGCTTGTGCAATCTCATTTATCATGCGTTTTCTACAGTGGTTGTTGGTTTTGGTCACGAGTCACAGAAAAGACACTTCAGTAACCTGTTATTGGTCACCTGGTTGCAGAAAAATTAAAGGCTGAATAAGGAAGCGCCATCTATTTGGCAAATTGGTGTCTACAATACAAATGGAATACAGTAAATGGTAATGttacttttttacttaaaatgaatCTGAACTCGGCTCAGTCAAGTCAGCAGTCACACAGAGCAGTACCTCATTTCTTATCTGATCAATCACATGTCTGTGTGACCATTGTGGCTGTTTTGTACATCTAATCTCTTTTCTCTTGTTTCTTGCTAGCTGTGGCAAGTCCCCTGTTGGGTACGGAGCAGTGTGCCCGTGGTCCCCCTTACTGGTGCCAGAATGTCAAGACTGCTTCCCTTTGTGGTGCTGTCCAACACTGCCAACAGAACGTGTGGAACAAGCCTCAGATGGTGCGCTGACCTGATTCTTAGTGCTTTTGTATGCCAGTGCATAATTCAAGAGCTCGACGTGTATAAAACCTCCTTTCTTGCAGAAATCTGTGCCATGTGATCTGTGCAAAGAGGTGTTGACGGTGGTGGAGCAGCTTTTGAAGGCCAATGCCACTGAGGTATGCTGACATGATGGCATTAGAGTTTTGAGTACTTTTTGTGGGAGGCCAATGTCCAAATTCTTATGTCAAATCTAGAGCGAACTCCTCGGATACATGGAGAAGGCCTGTCAGTTGATCCCTGACGAGGGCATGGCTGACCAGTGTAAGGAGATTGTTGACAACTACTTCCCCATTCTCATGGGCATCATTGAAGGAGAGCTGGTGAGCTGGATATTTCCTtccctttcaactaattcagTAACAATTCCCCTTTTAGTTGGTGGTAGTTTGGTGTTACTGAACACACACCGTGCACCAAACCCAAGGTCTTTAGGAGCAGAAAGGCACACATGCTGTTCCAAACTTGAACAATTTGCATGTTTCCAAtccaaaattaatattaaataactgttttttaatttttataactaCTACATAAGGCATAACGAGTCGTCTTGGCGTATTGAGCATTGACAATATTTTTCTCCTTAAGGCCCGTTTACACCATAATCATAAGTACGAATGTATTTGATACTGCTAATTAAGAAAATGGCATGACTGTTAAACTCTATAGAGTGATACAGTAGAGAATATTCATCACTTCCCACCAAATAGTTGATTTTTAGTAAGTTGTGCTTTTGTAAGAGCCACAAATTGGTGACATTCAAACATGCTGGTGAAGTTGATCAAACCACAATTTAGAGAAGTTACACTCCCCATCCAAAAGAAATCTGAAACTAAGAGCTTTAATTTGTTAGTCCAAAACTAACTAAATGCCCTGGTCTGACTAGACTGGTTTAGTGCCGCCAAGATGGTTAGCTATCCACAAAGAAGCCTTTGTGTAATAGGCTCTTCCTTCCCATAGAGCCTCATCTGTGATTCACAGCATCAGCCACAGTCTTCTTTAAAGAACTGAAGCAAGGGGAAATGTATTCAGCTGCAGATCCTATTGGTTTATATCATGCTTTACAATGCTTCTGTGTTTGTCATCTCGCAGGATGATCCCGGTGTGGTGTGCAGTGCTATGGGCCTGTGTGTGTCCCAGCAGGAAGCTCTGGCTAAAGCTCAGCTCATGTCCAATG encodes:
- the mrps6 gene encoding 28S ribosomal protein S6, mitochondrial, which encodes MPRYELCVILKAMQRPETAAVLRRTVETLLERGAVVRALENLGERRLPYKISKHDSRHTHGGYFSIDFHASPMIVSELLEHLERDIDVLRPTVLKKDTELSKTQCSATGAQAEKAKSATSR